ATACTCCAATTATACACTATGTCGCATAAAAACATGGAATTGTGCTTACGCACTTTTCGGCGGCGCCGGCCGGCGCGCCAACCACTGCGCCACAAAGCGCTCGATAGCCGGGTAGTCATGGGCCGGAAGCCAGTGGATGCGCGGGTCATTGGCGCGGAACCAGATAGACTGCTGGTGCACCAGCCGGCGGGTCTCCCGCTTAATGCGGGCAACGGCCTCTTCCAGGGTGGTCTCGCCGCGCAGATAGGCGATGATCTGACGGTATCCCAGACTGGAGAAGGCCGGCAAGTCAGGGGGATAGCCGGCCTCCAGCAGGCGGCGCACCTCATCCACCAGGCCGGCGGCGATCATCTGTTCCACACGCTCGTCAATGCGGGCGTACAGTTCCGCCCGCTCCATCTGCAGGCCGATGATCAAGGTGTCATAGGGGGGCGGGTTCTTGCGCTGTAGCTCCGAGATGGGTTGGCCCGTGGTCAGGCAGACCTCCAGGGCGCGGATGACGCGGCGCACATTGCGCGGGTCAATACGCGCCGCGGCAGTCGGGTCCAGCTCGGCCAGCCGGCGGTGAAGCGCCTCCGGCCCTTCCTGGCGCGCCTGCTCCTCCAATTGGGCGCGGATCGTGGGCTGGGGCGGCACGCGCGGAATGCTCCACCCCTCCAGCACCGCCCAGACGTACTGCCCCGTGCCGCCGACCAGCATGGGCAGATAGCCCTGGTGATGGGCGTCGGCAATGGCCCGATAGGCCAGCTCCTGGAATTGGGCCAGGCCAAAAGGCTCGTCCGGGTTCAAGATGTCGATGAGGTAATGCGGCACGCGGGCACGTTCCGCCGGCGTGGGCTTGGCAGTGCCGATATCCATATGCCGGTAAATCAGCCGCGAGTCGGCGGAGATAATGGCGCCGTGAAAGCGCTCCGCCAGGCGCAGGGCCAGGGCACTCTTGCCCACGGCAGTCGGCCCAACGATGGCCAGCAAGCGAACAGGCGTCGAGGACCCAGCGCTCGTTTCAGTGCTCACGGCAGTCGTTCTCCGGTGCAGGCATCGAAGAGCCGGGCATCGGCCGGCGCGTAAGTCAGCCGTATGGTCTGCCGGCGCGGCACGCCGGCGGAGATGGGCAGTTTCGCCACGGCCGGATAGCCGGCTGTCCGACCGTGCACCAGCAGGACATGCTCCGAAGGATGCGGTTCCACCACCTCGACCTCCAATTGGATGGGGCCGGCGTCATCCGGATGGAGGTGCTCCGGTCGGATGCCGAACAGGATGGGCGTGCCGGCGCGCGGCGGCCGGCGAAGGAGCGGCATAGGAAGCCGCATCGGCCCGATCAGCACAGAATCGACATCCGCCTGCGCCGGCCAAATGTTCATCGGCGGCGAGCCGAGAAAGCCTGCCACGAAGGCGGTGGCCGGCCAATCATACAACTCCCCGAAAGTGCCCACCTGTTCGATGCGGCCGGCGCGCATCACGGCAATGCGATCCCCCATCGCCACGGCCTCGCTCTGGTCATGGGTGACGTAGAGGCAGGTGCAGTGGAAGCGCCGCAGGAGGCGCTTGATCTCGGCGCGGGTCTTCACCCGCAGTTTGGCATCCAGGTTCGAGAGCGGTTCATCGAACAGGAAAACGCTCGGCTCGCGAGCGATACAACGAGCGATCGCCACGCGCTGGCGCTCCCCCTCGGAAAGTTGGGGCGGCTTGCGGTCCAGGAGCAGTTCGAAACCGACCCCCATGATCTGGGAAACCGTCCGCACCCGCTCCGGGATTTCCTCCTCGCGATGGTGTATGCGGAAGAAAAAGGCGATGTTCTCGCGGCTCTCCATATGCGGGTACAGGGCGTAGTTCTGAAAGACCATGCCGATGCGGCGTTCGGCCGGGCTCAGGTCCGTGACATCCTGGTCGTTGAAATAGACCCGGCCGGCGTCCGGCGGCACCAGCCCCGCAATCACCCGCAGGAGCGTGGTCTTGCCACAGCCCGATGGCCCGAGGACAGCCATGGTCTCGCCGGCGCGCACCAGCAGGTTCACGCCATCCAGCGCCAGGCCAGGCGGCGCCAAAAATTCGGGCTCCTGCATGCGCTCATAATATGCAGTAGGAGGATGCTCCAGGGTTTCCGCCAGCATTTCCGGGCCGGCGGCCCCGAAACGCTTGAAAACTCCCTCCAGCCGGATCAACGTCACCGCCTATCCCTCCACCGCACTGCGGATCAGGCGACAGCGGAGCGGCTGACCATCCCTCGAAAGGTCCACAGCCACCAGGTCAATGCGCCAGGGGCCGTCCCAATCCCATTCGGCGACCAGGTATCCGCCGCACTGCATCAGGCGCTCCCCTTTCGTACTGGTGATGGTCTCCTCCGGCGTGCTGAAGGCGTTGTCCTGCCGGCGCGCCCGCACCTCCACCAGCACCAGCGCCTCCCCCTCTCGGGCGATGATGTCCACCTCGCCGGCCGGACAGTGCCAGTTACGCGCCAGGATGGCATAGCCCAGGCCTTCCAGATAGCGCGCCGCATGTTCCTCCGCCAGGCGCCCGCGGCGGTAGCTCAGCCGGCCCATCAGCACCCCTCCTCCGGGCATGCGGAGATGAGCCCCTGCACCAGTTGGGCCACCGGCGCATACGAGAAACGGTGAATGGGGGATGGGCCATGGCGGAGCAGTGCCGCCCGATGTTCCTCGGTGCCATACCCCTTGTGGCGGGCGAAGCCATACGCCGGCAGCCATTGATGGGCGGCGGCCATCCAGTTGTCGCGGGTGACCTTGGCGACGATGGAAGCGGCGGCGATGGAGAAACAGCACTGGTCCCCTTTGATGATCGCCTCCTGGGGGCAGGGGACCTGCGGCAGGTGCAGCGCGTCGATCAGCAGGGCATCCGGCCGGCAGGTGAGCGATGCGAGCGCCAGCTCCATGGCCAGGCGGGTGGCCGGCAGGATGCCGATGCGGTCAATCTCCTGCGCCGGCACGATGCCCACACCCCAAGCGAGGGCACGGCGGATGATGGCGTGGTACAGCTCCTGCCGGCAGGATGGGGAGAGGCATTTGGAATCGTCCACCTCGGCCAGTTCCGCCGGCAGATCCTCCAGCGGCGGCAGGATAACCGCGGCGGCCACGACCGGGCCGGCCCATGCGCCGCGTCCCGCCTCGTCCAGGCCGGCGACCCGCTGGCTGCCGACCTGCCACAACCTTGCTTCTCTTTCCAGCGACGGCGGCATTTGGCCAGTCCTCCAGACCCCAGAGGATCTTCCGGTTATATTGTACACGAAAATACGAAACCGGGGTACTGGAGACCCCGGCCTCGCCATACTGCCGTTTCCAAGGAGGGAGAATAAAGGGATTAGCGCCTTTCCTTCAATCGGGCCGCCTTGCCCTTGAGACCGCGCAGGAAATACAGCTTGGAGCGCCGAACCTTGGCATGCCGCACTATCTCCACCTTTTCAACGCGGGGGGAATGCAGGGGGAAGGTGCGCTCGACGCCGATGCCGCCGGCGGCAATGCGGCGCACGGTGAAATTGGCATTGGCCCCGCCGCCCTTGCGGATGCGAATCACGACGCCCTGGAAGACCTGGATGCGTTCGCGGTTGCCTTCCACAATGCGCGCATGTACCCGGACGGTGTCTCCCGGTTGGAGCTCGGGGATATTCGGATTGGGTTCGACCGCTTCCACGGACTGCAGTAATGCGTTGTTCATCTCGCCACCCCTTCATCACAA
This genomic window from Anaerolineae bacterium contains:
- the miaA gene encoding tRNA (adenosine(37)-N6)-dimethylallyltransferase MiaA, giving the protein MSTETSAGSSTPVRLLAIVGPTAVGKSALALRLAERFHGAIISADSRLIYRHMDIGTAKPTPAERARVPHYLIDILNPDEPFGLAQFQELAYRAIADAHHQGYLPMLVGGTGQYVWAVLEGWSIPRVPPQPTIRAQLEEQARQEGPEALHRRLAELDPTAAARIDPRNVRRVIRALEVCLTTGQPISELQRKNPPPYDTLIIGLQMERAELYARIDERVEQMIAAGLVDEVRRLLEAGYPPDLPAFSSLGYRQIIAYLRGETTLEEAVARIKRETRRLVHQQSIWFRANDPRIHWLPAHDYPAIERFVAQWLARRPAPPKSA
- a CDS encoding ribonuclease HII; amino-acid sequence: MPPSLEREARLWQVGSQRVAGLDEAGRGAWAGPVVAAAVILPPLEDLPAELAEVDDSKCLSPSCRQELYHAIIRRALAWGVGIVPAQEIDRIGILPATRLAMELALASLTCRPDALLIDALHLPQVPCPQEAIIKGDQCCFSIAAASIVAKVTRDNWMAAAHQWLPAYGFARHKGYGTEEHRAALLRHGPSPIHRFSYAPVAQLVQGLISACPEEGC
- the rplS gene encoding 50S ribosomal protein L19 translates to MNNALLQSVEAVEPNPNIPELQPGDTVRVHARIVEGNRERIQVFQGVVIRIRKGGGANANFTVRRIAAGGIGVERTFPLHSPRVEKVEIVRHAKVRRSKLYFLRGLKGKAARLKERR
- a CDS encoding YraN family protein, which translates into the protein MGRLSYRRGRLAEEHAARYLEGLGYAILARNWHCPAGEVDIIAREGEALVLVEVRARRQDNAFSTPEETITSTKGERLMQCGGYLVAEWDWDGPWRIDLVAVDLSRDGQPLRCRLIRSAVEG
- a CDS encoding ABC transporter ATP-binding protein, giving the protein MQEPEFLAPPGLALDGVNLLVRAGETMAVLGPSGCGKTTLLRVIAGLVPPDAGRVYFNDQDVTDLSPAERRIGMVFQNYALYPHMESRENIAFFFRIHHREEEIPERVRTVSQIMGVGFELLLDRKPPQLSEGERQRVAIARCIAREPSVFLFDEPLSNLDAKLRVKTRAEIKRLLRRFHCTCLYVTHDQSEAVAMGDRIAVMRAGRIEQVGTFGELYDWPATAFVAGFLGSPPMNIWPAQADVDSVLIGPMRLPMPLLRRPPRAGTPILFGIRPEHLHPDDAGPIQLEVEVVEPHPSEHVLLVHGRTAGYPAVAKLPISAGVPRRQTIRLTYAPADARLFDACTGERLP